A segment of the Nitrospinota bacterium genome:
TATTCAGAAAATCGAGACCAATCAAATCAATCCATCCATTACCGTTATGTTGAAAATTGCCCGGGGATTTGGTAAAGAGATCAGCCACTTCCTGGACGAGGGCACGATACCACAGGATGTGGCTTTCCTCCCCTCCAGCGATCGCCAGGCAGTCCCGGTGCGTGAACCAAACATCACGATTGAGTTGCTATCCGAGGGCCTCGTGGACCAGATCTTCCAGCCCATGATCCTGGTCATCCCCCCAGGGGAGAAGCTTGGGCCCCGCGAGATCGTCCACGAGGGAGAAGAGTGGCAGTTATGTCTACAGGGGACGGTCGAATTCACTATCCGGGATGATAAATACACCTTGAAAGAGGGGGATGGCCTCCATTTCAAGAGCCACATCACCCATCACTGGGAGAACATCGGCAGGGGGGAGGCTAGGCTCCTGATGGTCTGTTCACCTCCACCGATGGTGGGCCGCGACCGCTCCTTAGAGATTTAGCTCGGATTTATCTCTAAGAACGAAAGGAGCCTCTAGCGAGCCCGATTGCACCTACTGGCCAACTTTGTATTGATGGGTTTACGTTCTAAGTGCAGGTTACGATTATCCCATCTATACGTAGCATCTCCCGCTTCTCCACGTCAGGATGGTTAGGGTAGAGAGTCATGTTACAGGGTGTCCTCCGAAACAACCCTCTCAACAAACTCCACAACCTGATAACCTCTATAACCCGTCTTTTATCTATTCGTCCTCATAGGCCAGCGGATCGGTAATCCCCGCTTCGGCGAAGCCTTTGAGGCGAAGGAAGCAGCTTTCGCAGCGGCCGCAGGCGACCGTCCCTTCATGGTAGCAGCTCCAGGTCAACTGCATGGGAGCGCCCAAGCGGTTGCCGACCCGCACGATCTCTGCCTTGTTGAGGTGGATGATGGGGGTCACAATCTCGATTTTCGTCTCGGGCCGGGTGCCGAGCTTCACCACCTCGCGGAAGGCCTCGAAGAAGACCTCCCGGCAGTCGGGGTAGCCGGAGGAGTCGTCCCAGACGGCCCCGCACCAGACGGACGATGCGCCCAGTGTCTCGGCCCACGAGACCCCGGCGGCCAGCATGTGGGTGTTACGGAATGGGACGTAGGAGGTGGGGACGACCCCCGGCTCGGGCGGGCCCTCGCGTACGGGGATCGCCCGGTCGGTGAGGCTGGAGCCGCCGACCTGCTCGAGGGCCGGCAGGCGGGCGACGAGGCGCTCCTCGACGCCGTAGTGGTCGCAGACGGCGTTGAAGGCCGCGAGCTCGCGGGCCTCGGAGCGCTGGCCGTACTGGAGGTGGCAGGCTGCCAGACGGCCCTTCTGGTGGGCGAGCGCGGCGGTGACGCAGGAGTCGAGCCCGCCGCTCATAAGAACCACCGCCAGGGCGCCTTCGTCCGCCACCTAGACCCCCTCCGTATCAGCGCCCCAGCGGTATTTGCGAAGCTGGATGTTGAGCCGCACCGGGAGCCCCTCCTTGAGAACCCACCCGGCCAGGACCTCTGGGGCGAGCTCGCCCCAGACGGGGCTGAAGAGCACCGTGGCCCGGTCGGCGAGCCCGTGGCTTTCCACCTGCTCGGCGGCCCAGCGGAAGTCCCGCTCGTCGGCGATGACGAACTTGACCTCGTGGTGGGGCCTCAGCGCCTCGACGTTGTCCCACAACATGTGCTCTGTGCAGCCGCTGCCGGGGCACTTGAGGTCGAGGATGACGACCGCCCGGGGGTCAACGGGCGTTATATCTATGCTTCCGCTGGTCTCCACAATAACCGTGTAGTCGCGCTCGGCCAGAGCCGTTATGAGGTCGAAGGCCGCCGGCTGCAGCAAAGGCTCGCCCCCCGTCACGCTCGCGGTCTTCGTCGGGTGGCGCTCCACCCACGAGACGGCCTCCTCCACCGTCATGTCCTTGCCCGCCTTGAAGGCCTGGGTGGTATCACACCACCGGCAGCGCAAGTTGCATCGGGCCAGCCGGACGAATGCGCAGGGCTCGCCGGTCCGCGTCCCCTCGCCTTGGATGCTGAAGAAGAGCTCGTGTACGTTGAGCAGCGCGTTTCGGTCCTTCACGTCGTCGTCTCCATACAAGGCCGAAGCCTCGTCGTCGTCTTAGGAATCGTCAATCTGAGCCCCGAGAGCGGCCAGAGGGCCCGCTGCCTTATCGAGCGTCTCCCGCCACTCGGCCTCGGGGTCGCTGTCGGCAACCACCGCCCCTCCGACGTGGAAGTAGGCCCGCCCGCCACGGGCCAGGATGGTTCGGATGACGATGTTGAGGTCGACATCGCCCGTAGCCGACAGGTACCCCAGTGCCCCGGCGTACGGACCCCGGGCGACCGGCTCA
Coding sequences within it:
- a CDS encoding helix-turn-helix transcriptional regulator translates to MVEHLVINIGRKIKQLREERGLSLRQLGELIDVSPSHIQKIETNQINPSITVMLKIARGFGKEISHFLDEGTIPQDVAFLPSSDRQAVPVREPNITIELLSEGLVDQIFQPMILVIPPGEKLGPREIVHEGEEWQLCLQGTVEFTIRDDKYTLKEGDGLHFKSHITHHWENIGRGEARLLMVCSPPPMVGRDRSLEI
- a CDS encoding radical SAM protein, with amino-acid sequence MLNVHELFFSIQGEGTRTGEPCAFVRLARCNLRCRWCDTTQAFKAGKDMTVEEAVSWVERHPTKTASVTGGEPLLQPAAFDLITALAERDYTVIVETSGSIDITPVDPRAVVILDLKCPGSGCTEHMLWDNVEALRPHHEVKFVIADERDFRWAAEQVESHGLADRATVLFSPVWGELAPEVLAGWVLKEGLPVRLNIQLRKYRWGADTEGV
- the queC gene encoding 7-cyano-7-deazaguanine synthase QueC; the encoded protein is MSGGLDSCVTAALAHQKGRLAACHLQYGQRSEARELAAFNAVCDHYGVEERLVARLPALEQVGGSSLTDRAIPVREGPPEPGVVPTSYVPFRNTHMLAAGVSWAETLGASSVWCGAVWDDSSGYPDCREVFFEAFREVVKLGTRPETKIEIVTPIIHLNKAEIVRVGNRLGAPMQLTWSCYHEGTVACGRCESCFLRLKGFAEAGITDPLAYEDE